A single window of Phyllostomus discolor isolate MPI-MPIP mPhyDis1 chromosome 13, mPhyDis1.pri.v3, whole genome shotgun sequence DNA harbors:
- the SCGB3A1 gene encoding secretoglobin family 3A member 1: MKLTAVLPVLCVALLSQCTTAFFMGSRIKPEVPAVPVLTPALEAGAGALETGAGALAGAGALAGELPVPSLNSFGPLMLLKLLLTNLGIPVHHLVEGSRKCVTELGPETVGALKSLLGALTFLG; the protein is encoded by the exons ATGAAGCTCACCGCCGTGTTGCCGGTGCTCTGCGTGGCCCTGCTCAGCCAGTGCA CCACAGCCTTCTTCATGGGCTCGAGGATCAAGCCTGAGGTCCCGGCTGTGCCCGTCCTCACCCCTGCCctagaggctggggctggggccctggagactggggccggggccctggctggggctggggccctggctggggaacTGCCCGTTCCCTCCCTCAACAGCTTCGGCCCCCTCATGCTCCTGAAGCTCTTGCTGACCAATCTGGGCATCCCGGTGCATCATCTGGTGGAGGGCTCCAGGAAGTGTGTAACTGAGCTGGGCCCCGAGACTGTGGGGGCCCTGAAGTCACTGCTG GGAGCCCTGACGTTCTTGGGCTGA